aagcggtgaaaatattcaaaataaagcgtagacttaaactgatttttttctgtgggcattttttaAACCGCAGCAGCACAAAATCACTCTGCTTCTGTGCCGGTGCTCCCAACTGCCTCTCCAAGCCGGCCCACGTTgaataacccaaactatcactttaaatgCTACAAGCCACGCAGGAGCCAGTGTCTGCTCATGGAGAGTCAAGTCAACCACACACCCCTTCATCAGAAGTCACGTCTTGAGAGACGAGAGATTTAATGGAATCAATCAACACTTTGTCTCTAAGTAGACGCCACAAGAATAAAACCCAACTGAATAAAAAGCagggagctttgtgagctgtgtgtagctctctgtcctctcccgGTGTTACCTGACAGAAAGCAGGGGTGCTTGTTAGTTCTATGTTTTAACATACAGTAGGTTATAATAGGAGCTTTTTCTCCCACAGCATCCTCTATGCACATACACCTCATCAGTCTACGGCCCACGCCGCGCTCTGGAGCAGATCCAATGTTTAGCCAGCGCTTGCCGATGACAGATGCTTAATGACATACATGTTCATTCTGCCAGGGCCAAAATGTCCTTTCATGGCAATACATGCACATGTATGCAAGATTGTGACTTTAAACACTGGTGAATTTAGATGGATAGCCTGTCTTTGGGAAACTCCGTCCTCCCAGAGGCCCGAAAGTCCAAATATTTAGTCTCTCTATTGTTAGTCACACGCTGTTAAGGGACAAAGTTTGGAAAGTGAATGTGGTCGTGATAACAGTGACATCCACGGCTCCGTGGTCGTGTCTGCTCTTGTTTgcagaagatttttttttttttttttttgctcctcaATTTCTCTGCTGTACACTCATATGGAAAGTAAATGCAAACGTCTCCACTCGCTGCATTTCTTTGTCTCACTGAGGTTTTGGCTTGTTGCTGTCCTGCTGGTGGTTTTTTTGCAGGGCCTATCACTCCTGACAGGAGGCTACCTCATGCATTTGAGCAAAGCCAGGTCTagtctgagggaaaaaaaaaaaaccctcctgtCTCCTGAATTTTAAGTTTGCTTTAGCAACCATCTGCACAAACTGTTGTTGGATGCCATCAGCCCATAAAGCAGTCTGTAGCATCGCCACAAACACAGCCTCCCTTATTAAACCATCACCgttaatttgaaatgttaacAGAAGTGTTTTGTGTAAAGTACTTTGGAGAATCACTTGGTCTTCTTTTCAACACATATCACCAGTCTGGCATGCAGATTGCTGTGCAGAGGGCTGAGTTGATTCATAATTGACCTGATGAGCTATTTAAGgttgtattgttttttcacctttcacATCACCCTGATTCTGACTTGATTATAGCTCCAAAatgatttacagcttttttttgacacttttatttttcatttcatcttttgcATTCAGCAAAATTACGGTCAGATTTTTATTATGGTGCCATCTGTCACCATCCATCCATACTGCATAATGCATTTAACATTCTGCATGCTGTTGGAGAATGTTTTCTCCTGGCTTCGGTTCAAgaagtgagagaagaagaaaacgtgGAGGTGAGCAGTGTCCTCTGCGGAGGAGGCAGCTGTAAAATGCATTGATTTGATAAAGATTAACAAAGCTATTACTCTGAAaggtctgtgtttgctgtgtccacacttaaaatcaaattaagtgctttgttttttttttttctcttgctctgCAAGAACTGTTAACAACACAATGGAATGCAAATTGTTCTACATATAAATAGAGGGATTTCACACCTTCAGTCTTATCAGGGAACGAGGCAAAGCTGGGAGGAGATGGACACTTGCAGCTCAGCAAATTGACTTTGGCCTATAGTTTGTAATTAGGTTGGATAAAGAAGCACTTCcacagtgtttgcatgtgcagaaaacacaaaccGAGCTGCAGTAGATCACCAGCCCCCCGTATGATAAGATAATATACCCAAGAACTCCTCTCGAGGCGGCTGTTTACTGTCGGATATGACTCAGCTCAGCACTTCAGAGCTGAACAAACAAAAGTCTCCACATTCTCTGGCAGGGATTGTGGTAGTTAATTTAATATTAGTGAAAATACGATTTCCTCATTTTGCGTAGGAGGCTCCTCGAGGACTCATTGTGTTCCCTGTGACACATTTCTGGAGCCACTGTAATGAAAGTAAACCCTGCACCCAGTGCGTGAGTCTCATGTATTGACATTGTTTGAGCCACAGAGCTCAGCATCAGATTttccataaaataaatatcatgtCATCATTCAGAAACCAAAGAGGGTAGTGCTGCAGAGCTTCCTGTTGTTCTGGAGgaattaacagattttttttccccctgtccCAACAAAACTGTTAGCCATAATAGACTCATCTCCACGCTCTGTTTGTGCAGCCGAACCAATATGTGAACAAAAGTTTGATTCATGTATTTGTCTATATTGATGccaatttacattttattgaaacTAAATAATGTGAATGATCAAAACTCACCAGTTTGGTCTGTGGCAGTCTAGACAGATCTAAGAAAGGGATTTAAATCATTCTCAGGTggagaagtttatttttttcatccagatgtttGGGAATCTCTTCTTTGAGGTTTCTGGAAATAGCTTCATAACAGCTGGAGCCTAACTTTTGTTAAACAACCCTCTGGGTTTTTAAACCAttggtatttatttttaagagaaatgtgtgtttattctgtGACTCCACTGTTATAGTAATAGAGAAGATAATACATCAGAGTCACAGACTGAGGCTGTTCTCCTTGTAGGGATATTTCTagtaaatatgaatgaaattaGGATTTCCTCACATTACAGGGGCAacctcatcatcttcatgagACACAAGTTGTTCTACAGAGCTGGAATGAAAGCAAGCTCCGGAAATTctacataatatatatagtaATAAACTTTACACTCTTATTCTGCACAACTAACAAACTCACATATTAACCGGAATCCCGGGTTTATATGAACGTGTCTCTATTGAGTATTTTGTTTAGTCAAAAGAAGTACATGCAGGGGAGTATAGGCAGGAGTAGGGAGGCTCCCGGAGAGTTTTTACACACTGGGTAATTAAGCgctttgactgacagcagagTGCCAAAAGGCTCAGGCGCACTCCGATTGGCCGGAGCGCACTTTACAACCTCTTGGTTTCCAGGCTGCGCACAGGCAGAGCGCTGTACCTCCCCGAACTCTCGCAGGAGACAGACGCACCAGAGGAGCGCGGCGGGGCTGCAGCCAGAAGAGAGAGCCTGTGGACTTTACCCAAAACCAGAAACTCGGCACGTTTTACGCACGTCGATCAGCAGAGCGcagctttgttttgtgtttttctgcatttgtttCTTCTTGTTGTGAATTTCTTCATGAAGTGAGTCTCTTGGTTCGCCCGTTTAACCCGCACTCAGTTGCATTCGCGTCGCTGTTGCAAAGAGAAATCATGAGGTCCACTTCTGAGTCTTTCTGGAGGATGATCCGGCTCGCGGTGACATTGGCGCTCGTGTCAGCGTGCGGAGCGTCAGAGTACGAGTACCTGAGCTGGAAGTCGGACGCGTACAACGGCGGGCGCAGCTACGGCAAGCCCCCGCAGTGCGTGGACATCCCGGACGACCTGCGGCTCTGTCACAACGTGGGCTACACCCAGATGCTGCTGCCCAACCTGCTGGAGCACGAGACCATGGCCGAGGCGAAGCAGCAGGCCAGCAGCTGGGTGCCCCTGGTGCACAAGAACTGCCACCCGGGCACGCAGGTTCTCCTCTGCTCGCTCTTTGCGCCCGTGTGTCTGGAGCGGCCCATCTACCCGTGCCGCTGGCTGTGCGAGGCCGTGCGGGACGGCTGCACCCCCATCATGGAGGCGTTCGGGTTCCCCTGGCCGGAGATGCTCACCTGTGACAAGTTTCCCCAGGACGACGTGTGCATCGCCATGACGCAGCCAAATGCGACCGAGGCCACCAAACCGACAGGTAAATCACACTTTACAGCTCACAGTCTCACTCTATGAATCACTGCGTTTTTCAACATGTGTTTCCCAAGACGAGTCCACTGAGTCTGGAGCAGTTTCAACATTCTTtcagctcagctctgtgtgGGGTGCGCAACAAAAAACCACGGTGTTTTTGGTGGTCAGTGCCTCAGGGACATCTGTGGGTTTGTGTCTTTCTCAACAACAACTTgatggtggtggatggagggaAGATCCTCTCTGAGGAAGTCCTCCGAGGGTAAACGACGCATTCTGTCTTTTAACTTGGAGGATCTGCCCTCTCTGGTTAGAAAAACCTGCTTTCCTGTT
This genomic window from Seriola aureovittata isolate HTS-2021-v1 ecotype China chromosome 5, ASM2101889v1, whole genome shotgun sequence contains:
- the sfrp1a gene encoding secreted frizzled-related protein 1a, yielding MRSTSESFWRMIRLAVTLALVSACGASEYEYLSWKSDAYNGGRSYGKPPQCVDIPDDLRLCHNVGYTQMLLPNLLEHETMAEAKQQASSWVPLVHKNCHPGTQVLLCSLFAPVCLERPIYPCRWLCEAVRDGCTPIMEAFGFPWPEMLTCDKFPQDDVCIAMTQPNATEATKPTGYSPICPPCDNEMKTDAMLEHMCASEFAFKAKIKEVKRENMDRKVILQKRKKMLKAGSLKKKDLKKLVLYLKNGADCPCQQLDNLGNQYLIMGRKVDKQYLLTGIHKWDKSSKEFKKAIKKLKTYKCPAFENVFK